ttttttttttatatatatatatatatatatgtgatTCAGGAATAGTTAGTAGAAACAGAAAAGTTAACTTTCCTCTAGTCATGTTCAATAggttttaaccatttttttttaatattggtTTTCATGATTATGGCTTGTGATatcaaaaatatagaaaaagataaagatcaaaacaaaaaaggaatgGAAATATAGATTTATGTGTAATAAATCTGGAATTTAAGGAAATTTCACTAAATTTTACCACTAGGCTCATCCGCCAATGAACCTGCGGTGACCTACATGTCCGCTCTGAGAGCTCACACTGATCACATCTCCGTAAACGGCGCTGGCGTTAATATTGTTCATGACTACAATGGAGCCAGGAGTATGTTGAGAGGAGGCAGTCAAAGATCTGGCTCCACTCAATTATCTTCGGCATGATAATTAATCAATTCAGTATGCATGTCCAAGTCTCAGAGGCGTCTTTGAGATAATTGTTCTCATTGACTTGAATAATTATTTGTTTGctgatttaattattttcacatttggaaAACAAATGAACCTGTGCAGCAGCCTACTCCGGATTTGTTTCCTTTCCCATGTATCCAGGTAGAAATGCACACTGTCAGACTCCGTGTTGTTGAAGGTCTCCTGAGAAATTTATTGCAACCAAATACAGAATTTATGTCAttatgtgtgggttttttttttccttcctgaacTTTAACCTCAGCAGCCAATAAAACATGAATGGCTTCTGCCTTGTGGCATCAATACAAACTACACTGAATCAAAGGCTAATATTTCTCAGATGGGAGGTCAGCTCCGGGTTACAGACTCCACGTCCTCGTATTGTGACTGGCGTGGTGAAAACAATCGTCGGAGTCCTCAGTTCACACCATTACAAGTATGTGCGTGAGACCTCGCGGCTACTGCGGCAAATAGCACAAATTATGAGGGCCATTTTTAATGGCACTCACTACTATTTATCAtgctgttttaaatgttttgctcatttgtttccattaaatatttcatcttcCCTTAAATATTCATTTAACTTCCTCTTTAAATTTTTTACCAGTCTCTTTGCGGTTGCTATCTTCTTGCCTCCCTTTTAGGCTTTCCAATCATAAATAATTATTCATCTACACCCAAAAAGAgatcgcataaaacatgcacaagaatcctttttgtcttttctcattAGTGATATACTTCGAGTAGCCTAAATACTTCCCGCTACCCCACTTATGGAAATTGGTAGGAGAACCTTCCTAATGATTCTGCTTCACAAATAGGATACAGCCTCCATCTCTGATCCTAACCTTCATTCCTCCTCTGTGATAAAAAGAAGAGTCTGCTCCACATGAGGAATTTCTGTATTACTTTTAGAAGAATTAATCATCCTGAATCAAAACCAGCGctttagtttttattgttttaaccaACCACTGAGCTATGGTTGGTCCACTGTACAGACAACAATAGCAGCTTGATACCACTTAGTTAATCACAGCAGGTTTACAAGACGAAAGAATATAATGCCAAAGTCACTTCTTAAGAACTGATTCCAGTggtatttctttctttaaaacatCCTTTTCTCTATTTATATTTGTACATTTAATTACAGTCAGTATTAACGTAAAATAAtatagagagaaaaacacaaaaataataaaattgcAGGCAAAATTGTAGTCTTTTAGAAAGTGAGTAAAAATTGAGGATAAATTGGTGTGGATACGGTGTTTCATACATGAACTTTTCAATCATCTGAAATCCCTTTTTATTTTGGTTAAACAGTCAACATTTGTCCCAATTCATTAGATTGATTTCCACACGACTCATTAGCATACAGCTACATGGTGGAAAGTGGAAGGGGCGCATAAACCCTCAATTTGCCTGGATTATCCTTTTGTGATTAGGCCTAATGATCCAACAGAGTAAATAGCAATGTGTTAATTAGAAATTACACTGAATGATCCACTGCACACAGAAGGAGCCTCAATAAGCCATAATCATCACATCAGAGAGGTGccgcctttcttttttttatgccaAAGCTGATGGACAAGCTCAAAAAAGACAAATTCTTTGCAGAAATCCACAGAAGGGGGATTCAAACAACCATTACACAGACACTTACAGACTCCATGAATATGTCTCTGTactgaaaattggaaaaatattaaaattattgTAAGGTTCTGGATAATCTTGTCAtgtttttgaagcttttttttttcttcaatcaaTTCCAATTTGGATCTTACAATATTGTTTCGATCAAGAATTCATTTCACACAAGGTTTTACTTTTCTTCACACTGAGCTTTAGTTGGTATGTGGCTCCACCTAGTGGCAAGGCCTGGTCACTGACGGCAAAATCAGATCTATCAGTCTCCAGGGTTAGGATTAGGTAAACCCTAACCCTGAACCCATTCATTTTATCTATTCAAATATAGAAGGCAAGTGTTTTATAATCATACCTGAATTTAATTCCACAAATAAAAGAAGGTGCTAAATTCCATTAAGCTGGTCGAACCATCAAAGTTTTGACATTGATCTCTGAAAAGATTTCTCCATATAAATTAATTCCAGTGAACATTGGTTGACAGTtggaagaaagaacaaaaacatcacCATGATTAAATAGCATTTACGCTATTTTTTAGTTTGCAATCATTAACATACGTTAGTTAAGTTTACATCATACAATATACTGTACTTCATACTGGAGCCTACCCCCACCCGCCCTCCCAACCCCCAGTTGGAGGGCAGATATAAAGTTTGACTACAAACatcaaaaatgtaacaaaagtATCTCTTAACAGTGTAAAAATATAGAGATGTTGTTATCACATTAAACCATCTGACACAATATGTAAGCCATTCAAACATGCTGGAAACTTAACTTCAACACCACCAAGTTACAAAATACACAAATGTATGTAGTCACATTATATTGATCCTCATTTTCCATAgtctcaaaaaaaaatcaaactttccCTTTATTTTGACACCAAAATGGGCGATACTCTTTTCATTTTGGTATACAGTATATATCATGGTGGAACTGAAATCTTGGGGAATTTGAGATTACTTTGTAATTGTTTTAACAACAGTACTTGTGATTGAGTCCATGTTAAACAATGTGACGTAGTTATACTTGATGAATACACATTTATTGTACACTTTACACCCTTTGTATTTCAACCATAACATTTCATTGCTTTTGTTTGTCTTCGCTCAGATCAAATTTGATCACCAGTTTAGATaggaaaataaaatcatttcaaaGAGTTCACTTTGAGCTACCACTGAACGAACTTCATCACAACAGTACCCTTCCTTTCTGGATATTTAAAGTGTGCACTGTGAGAGATACCTGCTCATCTGATGGCAATGGTGACTCCTGGAGACTTGTGATGCTCCAAAACGTTTGTTCAAAGGGCTGAATTCACATCTACAGTCAGTTCTGGACAAAGAAGCAACTCTTAAGGAAACATCACAAATGTCAGtaaatcaggaacatgttggTGTGaagctgagaaattaatccaagtctttctctctctctctctctctctctctctctctctctctctctctctctctctctcacacacacacacacacacacacacacacacacacacacaatgaacgTTCATACAAACTTATGATTTTATATTCTCATTGTTGCTACTGTTTTACATGCTTATTCATTGTTAATATTCTCTCTTACTGCTTACTGTaacatatatatctatatatttaaATATCTATCTACATGTTAAAGAAATAGCATTTGTAAGAAACGATAAAGACCCTACTCACAATAATTAAAATTCATACTTATTTCTCAGCAAAATACAATTGACAAAAAATAACACCGAGGCACTTTAAAAGATTGCAAATAAACATTCTTATCCCTATTATAACTGGATATGTTCAGACTATATACATATCAAAATTAGATTGATATTTGTTTTGTCAACACCTGTAGATATGAAACAATTTTCTCTGATCAATTAACGctattatttaaatgaaaatgaaggtTTGGATACTGAATTAACTTGTGGGTATGCTCGACGGAGTATATGGTGAAACAATGTACTAAATAGAATTTAATTGATATTTAAGTTGGTGAATATTAAAGAATGCACCGCTGTTTcgtgtgttttcacctgttttgGTCCAAATGTGTCAAAAATTGCCGTTGTTCTTGGGATGTACTTACTCCAGCTTGCACGCAAGAAGCGGGATTTATGTCCTGTCACGTGAGGCAGTTTCTCATCAGAAGTTTTCACTACCTGTTACCGTAATGCTCGGTGTATAGCCGTACCGTAAAGCCCGGTGCGGGCTGCTGTGAGCGCATTGCAGAAGTTCGGGTCCCGCTAGCCGGCTACACAGTCGGTCACCGTCTCACTTTTAGCAAGTATCCCACCCTCCTTCCGCTGCGCTAACCTGCTGAGATTTATGTCGGGAAAACTCTGCAGACTCTGTTGTTGCATAGTGACTTTTTCTGCGTAACATGGCTCCGTAAAAGCCGTATTTTGTTCCGTAGTAGACCACCGGCTGTTGTGGAGCTCATAGCTTGTGTTGTACGGAGGCTGCTGTAGGCTAAAAGCTGGTTAGCGGTAGCCCGGAGCTAGCGTGACTAACGTCCGTGTCCGGTCCGTAGCAGAGCGCTGTGGtccggagggagggaggaaggaaggaaggaagccGATAAAGTGGGATTTCTGTGCAAGGCTAGCACACTTTGGCACTCCGGAGTTCACACCGTGGCGCATTTAGAGAAGGTGACTATCCGCGCATCCCGTGTGACATTTGACACTATTCACTTAATGAGTTATGCTACATGTCGGCGTGGCTAGTTGTTGTTAACGCGTCTGTCGATTAGCAGACCGAAGCTAGCCTGCTAGCCACGAACTTCCGAAGAAGTTGTGTACGCCGGGTTTGGATTAGGATAACTAGTTCCCCGGTGTTTTGAAAGTTACACAGCCAGACTCTTTGACTCTCTTGTACTGGAGCTACCGCAGGAACTCATGGCATCGGATGTGATTGAGGGCGAAGCCGCACTGAAGGGTGTaaatgaaatgagtttgaacAATAGCAGCCCAGATTTTGTCACACCCCAGAGGACTCATGAGGATCTGGGAAACAGACGCACTTCCAGTCCCTCATCTTCCGGGGTGTCGGGAGAAGACGAGGACTCAAACGAACTGCAGGATAGCACAGCTTCTACTGTTGAAAATGGCGAAGAGGCACTCCAAGACAGCCCAACCAAAACAAGAGGCACGCCACCGGAAAGGACAACAACGCCAGACAATGTGCAGAAACCACCCGGAGAAAAGAGCTCTACCCCGGTGACCCTCCCGCAGCCACGATCCCCACCTGGCCCCATTTCAAGGTCTGTATATGTGTTCTTTTTAATGTGGAAAAGGGTTGTGTTTCATCTCCCACGCCACTGAGTGCATTCACCGCCTTCATTCaagtgtttcactgtgtttcagtgCACTTTGCCAGACCTGTGATCCTCTGGTCTTTGCCAGGGAAAGGAGCCAGCTTGGCATTTTCAGCCCCTCAAGCCATGgccttcttctttctctggcCAAACCTAACTGTGTCACGTCAAGAAATATGATTACTGGATCCCATGCTTGCTTTAAAACATGCATGCCAGACCCCGAGAACCAGGGGTTGACACATTTCTGAATCAGCTGCAAACAGGTGCTGCTGGAAAGAAAATGAGGAAGTGTACTTTCTCAAACTGAACAGATTATACCATCTGTATCCTCAACAGAAAACTGAATTTGCTGGTATTACAGGGTATTATTTCCTGTAGCAAAAAAGACAACAGGATCACAATGCAGTGTAATGTGCAACCAGATCATCCAAtagcttatttaaaaaaatacacatagTTTAAGCATGTGTATTGAAACAACAGACATGGCTTTAAGAATGGGGGTAATTCACTATAAGATTACTGTTTATGGACAGCGTAATAttccatgtgtgtttgtgtcatcGTCTCCAAAGCTTGTGTGtacagcagcacaacaacataACACACAGCATCACACTCACCTGCCTCCTAAAAACTAACCTGTTTTTTGAGTCTCAACAGGGAACATAGAAATAAGCTAGTcaatcatttttgcatttgtgtAAACTAAAGAGGTTTTTAGCACACCCCCAGTTAAAAAGATGGAAGCATCTAATTTTCTTAGATGTTAAAACTTGAATACTGTATGTTTTATATTCGATAACTTATAAACTTAAGCTgttatcaaaacaaaaaactcactTGAAGTGTAAAAAGTTTCACCCTTCAATGTTagatataatattttaaaaaagggCACTTTTTGTCCCAGCAACAGATTACCTCACATACAGTACGATGTTTAGGGAATTCAAACtatttccctccctctcttggAGCAGGTTCAACCAGATCACACCTAACTGCTATAAATAAACTCACTTCAAATGAAGCGTGGTACGGGATCACAACAATGTTACTCCACAGCAAAACACTTCAGTTGGTGAAACAATCAGTGTTATTAACACAGAGGAGCTGTGTGGGAACCGAATCTCTTCTTGTGAACATCTTTATGtagattttcctttttcttgatCTTCTTTTAAACAGGTAAGCATAACATCTGTTATATAAAGTGAGATTTAGCCAAGAGTTGTCATAAAAATACCCAACCATATGTGATTAAAAGCTGTAATATTCTTGTTTATGGTTTTAAATTGTATCCAGCCTTTCCTGTTTGACTTCCTACCGTAACTAATTTCGTCCACGTGCGTTCTTGTAGCAGTTGAATGTAGCGTGGGGATTAGCGCCATGCATTACTGGACAGCTAAACTGATACGTTCTGAAATGTTGCGCGCCGAATGCTCAGAATGTTTTTATGTCTGAGAGCACATGCAGTCATGTATACGATTAGTGCATCAAAGGGAGCTCTGTACAGCAAAGATACAGATGCCGTGGTCAGCATTAGTGAGTAGTAGCCTTATGAACTAAGCCCTTAACACTAGCTCATAAGCTTTCCAATGAGCCAGTGATCTGATTATGCTGCCAGTTGCAAGTTGAAACTCTTAAGATGATTCCCAAACATGAGACCTGAGTATTTTTGTTTATTGGAAGTGGTGCACAACGTGTTTAGTTGCAGGACTCGCTGAAACAAACCAGTAGGGGTTTCAGGGTTGCTGTGATGGTACGGTGTCGAAACATAATTGTGACTTGATGCAATGCTTTGGTAGTAAGTGGCAGGCGGCATACAGCACATGAAAGCGTGGCACCACTTACTCCACACTTGATATTACATATAGAGAGGTAGGAGTTCATAATTAATGCCTTGCATAAATGCTTTGTCATGTGCTTTGAGGTTGTCATGGTGAGCAATTCAAACATGGGCGTAGCCTGTGTTTGGACCTCGTTGGTAGTAAGTGGAAAAACATCACCGAACTCATCAGCTACATTATATTGACATTTCAACCATGCATGAATTGAATCCCCATAGCTAAGTACTTCTTTGCTAAAGCCTTTGTTTGCGTGTGTttgcctgcagctgcaggtgttgttgttgcctgtTCCTGGTGCTCGTAGGTGTGGCAGCAGAAATCTTGAGGACCCAGATTTCATCAGTCAGTTGAAGTGTGATACTGTGAGGCATCATACTTTTAAACAACACGTTGACAGTTCTGCACAAagtgcttatttaaaaaaaaatgttgtcaaACCAGTTGccaattaaatataattttcacAATGATTACTGCTATGTTTTGTTCGCAGAGTTAGTTTAATGCGTTGCCTGTCAGAAAcaccctcccctccatccaGCAGATTAACTAGTTGTTGATCCTGGTTGCTCATTTCCAACAGATGTGTTTCGAGTATTGACTTCATTTGCATATGACAACAAAGTTTTCCATTTGATTCGAATCCACAACTTTGCGTTAGATTTCAAATGTTTATCTGAGATCCAGTGGAACTAAATTGAATACCTTATGAAGGCTGCTGTCGGCCGACCAGAAGGAAATAATTATGCATTACTGCAAGAATAAAATCTGTCCCCCTCTCACTGCCATCCCAATGTGctgacaaaacacatcaaaagtATTTTTAATTCCATCTGCAGACTGTCACTCATCGAGAATGAAAGTCTAGCAGTCTGCTCACACGCTGCTTATTTTGTCTCATGTGAAGAAGGAGCTTTTCCTGGTGTTTAAATCTTCAGGAATCTCACATTAAAGGATTTTTGTTGACAGGCAAAAACAGTTACCTGCAGTTTTCACACAGTTGTTCACTacagcttgttttcttttttcattttgtcttcattaTAGTCAGTTCTAAAGACATGTTTTATAGAATATAtgaatttttaaacttttccttTCTAGAGAGCATGATGGATTTAGTTAAATAACAAAGAAATCCTCACTGTTgaacaaggttttttttctctttaattgaTGCAAAtttttctcaataaaatgttcactgtgCTCTACAGAGTTTGATGAAGTGCTTTGTGTGGTCAAGACAAATTATTGTTGCCTCAAACTTTGTGAAGTTTTTATTCGCTGTGGTATtaactcaaaaacaaaaacaagctttgACTCCTGGCAGATCAGTataattttcaacatttccagCATAATCCTGTGGGGATTTTACAAGTCACTGTTATAGATGACAAGTGCtgtgttttgatttcacacaTAATCTCTGCTCTTTCTGCTCCTAATTCGAATAAATCACCAGCGCATGAAGACTGTTGAACAATCGGAGACCATTAACCGCTCCAGATTGCATAACCTTTCGGTGTTTACTTTTGCAGCCTCGAGCGCCAGGAGTCAGTCGCCACAACAGAAGCTCGCCTCAGAATGGAGGGAGTCGAGCTCAAGGAAGAGTGGCAGGACGAGGACTTTCCGCGGTACGGCGTCGGCCACTCAAACGTTCCAGCTTTATGTTACGCGTTTGTGTTTTGAAAGCCGCACATAGCAGAGACATTCATAACAGCATTACCTTGTGATTGAATTATAGACCCCtcccagaggaagaggagcttgAAGAAGAGCTGTTTGCAGGAACCTCTGAAGAAGGAGACCCTGGTAATGATATTTTATTAATACAGTGATCGAGGATATTAAAATTGTTTTAAGTTACTGGTAAAAAATCTTTTGCCTTTAGACAAGTTAAAAGTTGTTGTTTCCTGTAGTCTTTCCTGTTCATTCTTCAGTGAACATCCTGAGGATTAAATAAAGCTGGAAGAAATCCAAAGTGTTTCTCTCTCCAAACCCTTTGAGGGAGTTTTCTCTTGGATGGATGGTGTTCATGGAAAAAGAGAATTGTATAGCAGGCTGTAATGTTGATTAAATTGTTTGCTTGTGTATAACTGAGCAcacttgacacacacactgcactagAGGTGTACTAAGATCTAATCATTGCATGCTGTTcatgcattttcactgaaattttGCCATCTTGTTTTTTAGGCTTTGCAGTGAACCATGGCAAAAAGACCAAGAAAAAACTGGCAGCTCCAGACATCAGCCTCACACTGGATCGCAGCGACGGTTCGATTCTGTCTGATGAGCTGGACGAAAGCACCGAGCTGGACTTGGATGACATCGAGACGCCGTCTGACAACAGCAACGAGTTTGAATGGGAAGGTAGGAGTTCCCCACTGAAGCTTAGATGGAGACGTTAAAGCAGTGCTGGGCAAATGAACAGTCGAGAAACGGGCTTActcctcctctggtctctgATTCACCGTAAGATGTGTAAAGACCCCCTAATGTAGTAAAACACGATCTACTCTCAGTACGAAATGCTTCCCTGTGCGTTTTTGTGTGGGAACTTCCTATCCTATATGTCCTCTGTGCAGCTTGACACAGCTTCCTTCAAAACATAGACTTATCCCGTAAGGCCTCTGGGGTGTGACTGTGTTTCTAGTGGAAACACAGACATGGTCTTAAAAACGGCCAGTGTGTGTCACAGGTGCTGGAAATGAGAGATATAGTGGATTTGGTGAGGAGGCTATTGGCAAATACAAATGACGATGGCAGCGAGCATCCATCCACCTTCCTCGAAAGTGTTGGCTTTCCAGGGTCAGAGCAAGCAATTCCCCGTAAAGCCTGTTTTATGCTTGACGCTTGGGAACAAATGACGTCACTTAAGCAGCCATGCGTCCTCGTACGGCCCTCCTCAAGCAAAACATTTCAGCTTTGTGCGCCTCCAAATTTTTCTAATTATGCAAACAGATAtgcaaaaaaaatctcttcaaaggaggaggaggactgaagaTTTGGTTTTAAAGACACTAGGAGACATAGACGAGGAGAAAGCCACCCACAGGAGCAGTGAAGACACAAGATTTGGCCGTCTTGTTGCTGACGTGCTGGAAAATATCCCAGACCAAAATCAGGAAGCAGGCAAATTTACAATTTACCAACTGCTTTGAAGCTGCTCAGCCAGCTGGATTGTAGCTGATGTCTCATTTATAAATCAAAGACAGATGCAAGTTATTTTAGAATCCTTTTCatgatatttcattttctctgcCGTGCTgtttgacaaacaaaaacatgttacTTGTGGAAGAATGTTcactttcataaaaaaaaaaaaaactgtttacaatttaatgcagttttgtattttcttacAAAAGCCTGAGCAGCAGCCAATGTCCGACAAGTTGTGGTCGCCTGTCGAAGAGTAGAATAAGTCAAGTTAAGTACTTTATGTATTTGCGatacactgccccctgcagtttGGGAGCAGAAACCGTGCAGATTATTAAAGCCTCATGCATTCTCTTTCGGATTCCACATGTCACGTTCATGCGGAAAGCATAATCCAGCCGTAACATGCAAGGAGCGCAGAATCACCTGGACCCACTGCGGCATTTATTAATAACCATGAAAGACCAGTTCATCTTCAGACTGTAGTCAGGCAGAATACAAAAGTGGGATAATTATTGATCAATATGGAAAATTACTTGATCAATACTTTTCCATTTTGCCCAGCCCTTCGATACAAGATGTTAAGTCCATGTTGCTTTTCTAGAACAAGACTTGCCTCCAGGTGTAACGGCAGGTATGTGGAGCAGACGCaggatttgttttgttcttgtacGCTTTCCAGGTTCTACAGGCGTCCGACAGTCTGAAGTGTGgttaaattgtgttttgttgttcttgtgtTTCCACACTGCtgccttcctctttttctcttggAAGAATTGTTTCCAACCTCTGCCTGGAAACAGGCTGCAGGCCAACAGCAGGTTTCTCTCTTCCTTGTGGTAAGGTGTCAAAGACAgtcctcacatttttattattatttttttttttaaccatgaaTCAATCACTCCCTGTCAGATCATGTCTTCAGCTGTTCAAACAAatcatgttattttattttatttttttatcacacCCTTTCCCTtttcactgaatgttttttatttcttggaATTTCCTTTTCATTGGAGGAAATTAATTCCAGCAGCTTGTCACGCAGGAAATTCTACAACATGCTCGTGACCTCGGCATCATTAAAGCACAACCCAGTCTGACTTCTACACGTCGCATTTTGCTGATTTGAATTCTGTCTCCACCATCTTAAAAAGCTGGTGTATTTCAGAGACAGTTTACTCCGTGTGATTTGGTTACACACTTATTTCGATCCTGCTTGCTGCACGCTTGGCATCCGTGATCCTTTGCACACTTTCCCCTCATGTCTCCATCACATGCTGATCTTGACATTCTGCACAACGTGCAGCCATGCATTCTTTACAGGAGACCTCAGGTGCACCAGCAGTAGTGTTTTGCTGCAAACGTTTCCTTTTATTATGGTGATATGACAAGCAAATGCAGAGCTCTGCGTTACTGGAGGTGTTCCAAGaaaattttatatatttatcacacgaaaacaaaataaaaaatgttgacAGGGAATCGACAATGTGACTGTTGGTGTTGATTCGGAAGCATGCCATCGGGAGAAACCCGACGATTAAACccaaaaaaaatgtgcagtgCATGTGACCCAAAAGTTCAAACATGAATAATGAAGTGATCTGAAAATTTCATGACATATTTgatcaaaataaatcacatttgaatCACATCCCAGTTTCAGTGCTCAAGCCGTCACTTCAAAGCGCACCGCTCCCTTTTTTTCCAGATGATCTTCCGAAGCCAAAAACCACAGACCTCCTGCAGAAAGGCGTGGAGACGGTGCAGGAGCTCTCGGCgctggaggagcgggaggagggccGGCGCTGGAGGGTGTTTCGCATCGGAGACCAGGAGCACAGAGTGGACATGAAAGCTATCGATCCTTACAAGAGAGTCATCAGTCATGGAGGTCGGTCGCTGgcttgacacacacactcaaacacacactcaggagcTCCTCGTGAAATTCACAGAACAAGCATGGCAAacggaatcttttttttttttaatgctaaaatcaatgaatatgaatgaaaattGTGAGCTAATACAGAAATACTCATCTCAATAACGTTTTAACTTGTCCCTGCAGGTTACTATGGAGACGGCTTGAACGCCATAATTGTGTTTGCCGTGTGCTTTATGCCTGAGAGCAATCAGCCAAATTACAGATACATCATGGACAATTTATTCAAGTGAGTGTTCTCTGAAGTCCTCTGTTCCTCGGAGCTCACGCCGTCGAGCCGTTACTGACGCACTCTTGCGTTGCAGGTATGTTATCGGCACTTTGGAGCTTTTGGTGGCTGAAAACTATATGATTGTGTATTTAAACGGGGCGACCTCCCGGAAGAAGATGCCGACCGTCGGCTGGCTCCGAAAATGTTACCAGCAGATCGATAGGAGGTGAGTCTCGGCACAGCAAACGCCCGTTCATCGTCCTGAGGAGGCATACAGCcgtcagccataacattatgaccattAATGCTGCTTCTGATAGAAAGGTGTGTGAAGTAGACGTCATAGATGTGGAATTGTTTCCCCTCACCTCTCCGTTTCCACACAGGTTACGGAAGAACCTAAAGTCTTTGATAATTGTCCACCCGTCCTGGTTTATACGCACACTGCTGGCTCTCACAAAGCCGTTCATAAGGTAACCGTGCCACATTCACATCatcagaacaaacaaacaaggtggtgacatttctgcttctttctccTTCCAGCTCCAAATTTACTCAGAAAATCCAGTACGTGTACAGCTTGGCTGACCTTTCTGAGCTGGTTCCCATGGAGTACGTGTCGATACCAGACTGTATCAAACAGTAAGTATGGGACCAAAACGGAAGTCTGCAAACTGAAATGAAGATACTTTATGGATGTAGACGAGATGTCAGGGTTGTTCAACTTACCTAAAAATGGTGGTTtcgcatatttttttttagaaaagcgCAAACATTTCCTGGAAACTTTCCTGACTCCTCGATTCTGTCTCCTCACCTCCCATAgataatatttaatgtttttaaatgtatgtaAGAATAATGGACTGATGATTCCGAGTGCCGTCTACGCAGCAgagtcttttttcactttaattatCAGCAGTACATCACAgctgaaaatattttaattcgGATTTATGTGTCTTTTTAAACGGCCATGAAACAGTTTGCAGTGTCAGCCTCGGCCGATACGCAGAACTGCTGAGCTCCTTTCACTCTGTGGCTCAACATCTGTGGGATCTTTaggatttacaaaaaaaaaaaaaaaaacttctttaaaAGACAGCTCAAATGCTTAACTCTACCTGGGAAATGATGTTCTGCTCTTTTAGAAGTGTGGTTGCTGTTGGCTGtgtattttcttctcctttaacCACGTCTCCCT
Above is a window of Salarias fasciatus chromosome 7, fSalaFa1.1, whole genome shotgun sequence DNA encoding:
- the bnip2 gene encoding BCL2/adenovirus E1B 19 kDa protein-interacting protein 2 isoform X2 yields the protein MASDVIEGEAALKGVNEMSLNNSSPDFVTPQRTHEDLGNRRTSSPSSSGVSGEDEDSNELQDSTASTVENGEEALQDSPTKTRGTPPERTTTPDNVQKPPGEKSSTPVTLPQPRSPPGPISSLERQESVATTEARLRMEGVELKEEWQDEDFPRPLPEEEELEEELFAGTSEEGDPGFAVNHGKKTKKKLAAPDISLTLDRSDGSILSDELDESTELDLDDIETPSDNSNEFEWEDDLPKPKTTDLLQKGVETVQELSALEEREEGRRWRVFRIGDQEHRVDMKAIDPYKRVISHGGYYGDGLNAIIVFAVCFMPESNQPNYRYIMDNLFKYVIGTLELLVAENYMIVYLNGATSRKKMPTVGWLRKCYQQIDRRLRKNLKSLIIVHPSWFIRTLLALTKPFISSKFTQKIQYVYSLADLSELVPMEYVSIPDCIKQIDQDVHGKVEMAAAAVPE
- the bnip2 gene encoding BCL2/adenovirus E1B 19 kDa protein-interacting protein 2 isoform X1; this encodes MASDVIEGEAALKGVNEMSLNNSSPDFVTPQRTHEDLGNRRTSSPSSSGVSGEDEDSNELQDSTASTVENGEEALQDSPTKTRGTPPERTTTPDNVQKPPGEKSSTPVTLPQPRSPPGPISSLERQESVATTEARLRMEGVELKEEWQDEDFPRPLPEEEELEEELFAGTSEEGDPGFAVNHGKKTKKKLAAPDISLTLDRSDGSILSDELDESTELDLDDIETPSDNSNEFEWEDDLPKPKTTDLLQKGVETVQELSALEEREEGRRWRVFRIGDQEHRVDMKAIDPYKRVISHGGYYGDGLNAIIVFAVCFMPESNQPNYRYIMDNLFKYVIGTLELLVAENYMIVYLNGATSRKKMPTVGWLRKCYQQIDRRLRKNLKSLIIVHPSWFIRTLLALTKPFISSKFTQKIQYVYSLADLSELVPMEYVSIPDCIKQFDDEKNKKSRKRYSLFHRGSVPASFAFLETNKEMISWLSEMHQGTSSSCSLVVE
- the bnip2 gene encoding BCL2/adenovirus E1B 19 kDa protein-interacting protein 2 isoform X4, which translates into the protein MASDVIEGEAALKGVNEMSLNNSSPDFVTPQRTHEDLGNRRTSSPSSSGVSGEDEDSNELQDSTASTVENGEEALQDSPTKTRGTPPERTTTPDNVQKPPGEKSSTPVTLPQPRSPPGPISSLERQESVATTEARLRMEGVELKEEWQDEDFPRPLPEEEELEEELFAGTSEEGDPGFAVNHGKKTKKKLAAPDISLTLDRSDGSILSDELDESTELDLDDIETPSDNSNEFEWEDDLPKPKTTDLLQKGVETVQELSALEEREEGRRWRVFRIGDQEHRVDMKAIDPYKRVISHGGYYGDGLNAIIVFAVCFMPESNQPNYRYIMDNLFKYVIGTLELLVAENYMIVYLNGATSRKKMPTVGWLRKCYQQIDRRLRKNLKSLIIVHPSWFIRTLLALTKPFISSKFTQKIQYVYSLADLSELVPMEYVSIPDCIKQFDDEKNKKSRKRIDQDVHGKVEMAAAAVPE
- the bnip2 gene encoding BCL2/adenovirus E1B 19 kDa protein-interacting protein 2 isoform X3, which codes for MEGVELKEEWQDEDFPRPLPEEEELEEELFAGTSEEGDPGFAVNHGKKTKKKLAAPDISLTLDRSDGSILSDELDESTELDLDDIETPSDNSNEFEWEDDLPKPKTTDLLQKGVETVQELSALEEREEGRRWRVFRIGDQEHRVDMKAIDPYKRVISHGGYYGDGLNAIIVFAVCFMPESNQPNYRYIMDNLFKYVIGTLELLVAENYMIVYLNGATSRKKMPTVGWLRKCYQQIDRRLRKNLKSLIIVHPSWFIRTLLALTKPFISSKFTQKIQYVYSLADLSELVPMEYVSIPDCIKQFDDEKNKKSRKRYSLFHRGSVPASFAFLETNKEMISWLSEMHQGTSSSCSLVVE